Proteins from one Mycobacterium sp. HUMS_12744610 genomic window:
- a CDS encoding acetyl-CoA acetyltransferase — MNLDPRTPVVVGVGQSAERIDDPGYRAMSPVELAAAAARAALVDSGGDVDAVAAAVDTVAGVRQFEISGPVAKAVLGCSNNYPRSVANRLGAHPARAILEIVGGQGPQHLISELAAGIAAGRSEVALVFGSDATSTLRHWAGRDDKPDFTETVDGDLEDRGHGIEKLISRYTVVHGLTSAPIQYALLENARRAGTGQGPGEYRRTMAELFAPFTKIAANNPFAAAPVERSVDELVTVTESNRMIAEPYPRLMVARDQVNQGAAALLMSVGTARRLGVPEDNWVYLHGHTDLEEQALLDRPDLGHSPSAVLAVREALAMAGIGVDDVATFDLYSCFPVPVFNICDGMGIAPDDPRGLTLTGGLPFFGGAGNNYSMHAVAETVAQMRKMPGRFGLVGANGGILSKYSVGVYSTTPAGWTPDRNAQLQAQVATWPTQPVTETADGRGTVETYTVRRDDGRPTGIIIGRLEDGSRFLSTTEDEDLIALLIDGDPLGREVRVRSFDYGNRCY; from the coding sequence ATGAATCTCGATCCGCGCACGCCCGTCGTCGTGGGCGTCGGCCAGTCCGCCGAGCGCATCGACGACCCCGGCTACCGGGCGATGTCGCCGGTCGAACTGGCCGCCGCCGCTGCCCGCGCCGCCCTCGTCGACTCCGGCGGTGACGTCGACGCGGTGGCGGCGGCCGTGGACACCGTGGCCGGCGTCCGGCAGTTCGAGATCTCCGGGCCGGTCGCCAAGGCCGTGCTGGGCTGCTCGAACAACTATCCGCGGTCGGTGGCCAATCGCCTTGGCGCCCACCCGGCTCGCGCGATTCTGGAGATCGTCGGCGGCCAGGGGCCCCAGCACCTGATCAGTGAGCTGGCCGCCGGGATCGCCGCGGGCCGGTCGGAGGTCGCCCTGGTCTTCGGGTCGGATGCGACGTCCACGCTGCGGCACTGGGCGGGCCGCGACGACAAGCCGGACTTCACCGAGACCGTGGACGGCGACCTCGAGGACCGCGGCCACGGCATCGAGAAGCTCATCTCGCGCTACACGGTCGTCCACGGTCTGACCAGTGCGCCGATCCAATACGCGCTGCTCGAGAACGCCCGCCGGGCCGGCACCGGACAGGGGCCCGGCGAGTACCGGCGGACCATGGCCGAGCTGTTCGCACCGTTCACCAAGATCGCCGCCAACAATCCGTTCGCGGCCGCCCCGGTCGAGCGCAGCGTCGACGAACTGGTCACCGTGACCGAGAGCAACCGGATGATCGCCGAGCCGTATCCGCGGCTGATGGTCGCGCGCGATCAGGTCAACCAGGGTGCGGCCGCGCTGCTGATGTCGGTGGGGACGGCGCGGCGGCTGGGCGTGCCCGAGGACAACTGGGTCTACCTGCACGGGCACACCGACCTGGAGGAACAGGCGCTGCTGGACCGCCCGGACCTCGGCCACTCCCCGTCGGCCGTCCTGGCGGTCCGCGAGGCGCTCGCGATGGCCGGCATCGGCGTCGACGACGTCGCCACCTTCGACCTCTACAGCTGTTTTCCCGTGCCGGTGTTCAACATCTGCGACGGCATGGGCATCGCGCCCGACGACCCCCGCGGGCTGACCCTGACCGGCGGGTTGCCGTTCTTCGGAGGCGCCGGCAACAACTACTCGATGCACGCGGTCGCCGAGACGGTCGCCCAGATGCGGAAGATGCCGGGGCGGTTCGGCCTCGTCGGCGCCAACGGCGGGATCCTGAGCAAGTACTCGGTCGGCGTGTACTCCACCACGCCGGCGGGGTGGACGCCGGACCGCAACGCGCAGTTGCAGGCACAGGTCGCCACGTGGCCCACCCAACCGGTCACCGAGACCGCCGACGGCCGCGGCACTGTCGAGACCTACACGGTCCGCCGCGACGACGGACGCCCGACCGGCATCATCATCGGCCGGCTCGAGGACGGCAGCCGGTTCCTGTCCACCACCGAGGACGAGGACCTGATCGCGCTGCTGATCGACGGTGACCCGTTGGGGCGCGAGGTGCGGGTGCGCTCCTTCGACTACGGCAACCGCTGCTACTAA
- the pcrA gene encoding DNA helicase PcrA: protein MIVHAPDAKPAPDADRLLDGLNPQQRQAVVHEGSPLLIVAGAGSGKTAVLTRRIAYLIGARGAEVGQILAITFTNKAAAEMRERVVQLVGNRARAMWVSTFHSTCVRILRNQASLIPGLNSNFSIYDADDSRRLLQMIGRDMGLDIKRYSPRLLANAISNLKNELIHPAQAVDNLAKPSDSSDDLAHTVASVYVEYQRRLRAANALDFDDLIGETVGVLQAFPDIAQYYRRRFRHVLVDEYQDTNHAQYVLVRELVGRDGGGSPDDLPSAELCVVGDADQSIYAFRGATIRNIEDFERDYPDATTILLEQNYRSTQNILSAANSVIARNSGRREKRLWTDAGAGELIVGYVADNEHDEARFVAEEIDALADRGEITYNDVAVFYRTNNSSRSLEEVFIRVGIPYKVVGGVRFYERKEIRDIVAYLRVLNNPGDAVSMRRILNTPRRGIGERAEACVAVYAENTGASFADALVAAAAGKVPMLNSRAEKAIAGFVEMLDELRGRLDDDLGDLVESVLERTGYRRELESSSDPQELARLDNLNELVSVAHEFSTDQANAAALAAPEDEDVPDTGVLASFLERVSLVADTDEIPEHGAGVVTLMTLHTAKGLEFPVVFVTGWEDGMFPHMRALDDPSELSEERRLAYVGITRARQRLYVSRAVVRSSWGQPMLNPESRFLREIPQELIDWRRSAPAPSFSAPVSGAGRFGAPRATPTRAGMAKRPLLVLQPGDRVTHDKYGLGRVEEVSGAGESAMSLIDFGSSGRVKLMHNHAPISKL from the coding sequence ATGATTGTGCACGCCCCCGATGCCAAGCCCGCCCCCGATGCCGACCGCCTGCTCGACGGGCTCAACCCGCAACAACGCCAGGCGGTGGTGCACGAGGGTTCGCCGCTGCTGATCGTCGCGGGCGCCGGCTCGGGCAAGACGGCGGTGCTGACCCGGCGCATCGCCTATCTGATCGGCGCGCGCGGCGCCGAAGTCGGTCAGATCCTGGCGATCACGTTCACCAACAAGGCCGCCGCCGAGATGCGCGAACGGGTGGTGCAGCTGGTCGGCAACCGTGCCCGGGCCATGTGGGTGTCCACCTTCCACTCCACCTGCGTGCGCATCCTGCGCAACCAGGCGTCGTTGATCCCCGGGCTGAACTCCAACTTCTCGATCTATGACGCCGACGATTCGCGCCGGCTGCTGCAGATGATCGGCCGCGACATGGGGCTCGACATCAAGCGCTATTCGCCGCGCTTGCTGGCCAACGCCATCTCCAACCTGAAGAACGAGCTGATCCATCCCGCCCAGGCCGTGGACAATCTGGCCAAACCGTCGGACTCCTCCGACGACCTGGCGCATACCGTCGCCTCGGTGTACGTCGAATATCAGCGGCGGTTGCGGGCGGCCAACGCGCTGGACTTCGACGACCTGATCGGCGAAACCGTGGGGGTGCTGCAGGCCTTCCCCGACATCGCCCAGTACTACCGGCGCCGGTTCCGCCACGTGCTGGTCGACGAGTACCAGGACACCAACCACGCCCAGTACGTGCTGGTGCGGGAACTGGTCGGACGCGACGGCGGGGGCTCACCCGATGACCTGCCGTCCGCGGAGTTGTGCGTGGTCGGCGACGCCGATCAGTCGATCTATGCGTTCCGCGGCGCCACCATCCGCAACATCGAGGACTTCGAACGCGACTACCCTGACGCCACAACGATTCTGCTGGAACAGAATTACCGCTCCACGCAGAACATCCTGTCTGCGGCCAACTCGGTGATCGCGCGCAACTCCGGACGGCGCGAGAAGCGGCTGTGGACCGACGCCGGCGCCGGGGAGCTGATCGTCGGCTACGTCGCCGACAACGAGCACGACGAGGCCAGGTTCGTGGCCGAGGAGATCGACGCCCTGGCCGACCGCGGCGAGATCACCTACAACGACGTGGCCGTCTTCTACCGCACCAACAACTCGTCGCGGTCGCTGGAAGAGGTGTTCATCCGCGTCGGAATTCCCTACAAAGTCGTTGGGGGAGTGCGGTTCTACGAGCGCAAGGAAATCCGCGACATCGTCGCCTACCTGCGGGTGCTGAACAACCCCGGCGATGCGGTCAGCATGCGGCGCATCCTCAACACCCCGCGGCGGGGGATCGGCGAGCGGGCCGAGGCCTGCGTGGCGGTGTACGCCGAGAACACCGGCGCGAGCTTCGCCGACGCGCTCGTGGCGGCCGCCGCGGGCAAGGTGCCGATGCTCAACAGCCGCGCGGAGAAGGCGATCGCCGGGTTCGTCGAGATGCTCGACGAGTTGCGGGGTCGCCTCGACGACGATCTCGGCGACCTGGTCGAGTCGGTGCTCGAGCGCACCGGATACCGCCGCGAGCTGGAGTCCTCGAGCGATCCGCAGGAGCTGGCCCGGCTGGACAACCTCAACGAACTCGTCAGCGTCGCCCACGAATTCAGCACCGATCAGGCCAACGCGGCAGCGCTGGCGGCTCCCGAGGACGAAGACGTGCCGGACACCGGTGTGCTGGCGTCGTTCCTGGAGAGGGTGTCGCTGGTGGCCGACACCGACGAGATTCCCGAACACGGCGCCGGTGTGGTCACCCTGATGACGTTGCACACCGCGAAGGGCCTGGAGTTCCCGGTCGTGTTCGTCACCGGCTGGGAGGACGGCATGTTCCCGCACATGCGCGCCCTCGACGACCCGAGCGAGCTCTCCGAGGAGCGGCGGCTGGCCTACGTCGGCATCACGCGGGCCCGGCAGCGGCTGTACGTGAGCAGGGCCGTCGTCCGGTCGTCGTGGGGCCAGCCGATGCTCAACCCCGAATCGCGCTTCCTGCGCGAGATTCCCCAGGAGCTGATCGACTGGCGGCGCAGCGCGCCCGCGCCGTCGTTCAGCGCACCGGTCAGCGGCGCCGGCCGGTTCGGTGCGCCGCGGGCGACGCCGACCCGCGCGGGGATGGCCAAACGTCCGCTGCTGGTGCTGCAGCCCGGGGACCGGGTCACGCACGACAAGTACGGGCTGGGCCGCGTCGAGGAGGTTTCCGGCGCCGGCGAATCCGCGATGTCGCTGATCGACTTCGGCAGCTCAGGCCGGGTCAAGCTGATGCACAACCACGCCCCGATCAGCAAGCTGTAG
- a CDS encoding M23 family metallopeptidase, with product MSQHRLSRSPAATGPGITHRRVKPHRNEVTEILPLDGFDFEVADFADDFGDLAELDFSNDTAFDNGARVLLAPELDDLDASDDLIPLRLAAPHPLDVRVAIEPGIEIRHLLHSDDPEATQVISAVRRGGQHRKEPTSAARGRLLISAMAAGAAAAAAHTATSHTDAPRTTAVLTAHASPLTGGAGTGTIRGAQVIAVQPAANVAVHNEELAKGVAFANDRAQREARLQQPLYVMPTKGIFTSNFGYRWGVLHAGIDIANSIGTPILAVSDGVVVEAGPAAGYGALVKLRHADGTVTLYGHINSTLVSVGQRVMAGDQIATMGNRGNSTGPHLHFEVLQGGSQRIDPVPWLARRGLYLGNYTG from the coding sequence TTGTCCCAGCACCGTTTGAGTCGTTCGCCCGCCGCCACAGGGCCGGGTATCACGCACCGCAGGGTAAAGCCGCACCGCAACGAAGTGACCGAAATCCTGCCCCTCGACGGCTTCGACTTCGAGGTTGCGGATTTCGCCGACGACTTCGGCGATCTCGCCGAGCTGGATTTCAGCAACGACACCGCCTTCGACAACGGAGCGCGTGTCCTGCTGGCGCCCGAGCTCGATGACCTCGACGCGAGCGACGATCTGATCCCGCTGCGACTGGCCGCCCCCCATCCGCTCGACGTCCGGGTGGCCATCGAGCCGGGCATCGAGATCAGGCATCTTCTGCACTCCGATGACCCCGAGGCCACCCAGGTGATCAGCGCGGTGCGGCGCGGAGGCCAGCATCGCAAAGAGCCGACCAGCGCGGCCAGGGGCCGGCTGCTCATCTCGGCGATGGCAGCCGGAGCGGCGGCCGCCGCGGCGCATACCGCGACCAGCCACACCGACGCACCCAGGACCACGGCCGTGCTGACCGCCCACGCGTCGCCGCTCACCGGCGGGGCGGGCACCGGCACGATCCGGGGAGCTCAGGTGATCGCCGTGCAGCCCGCGGCAAACGTCGCGGTCCACAACGAAGAACTGGCCAAGGGCGTCGCTTTCGCCAACGATCGCGCCCAGCGCGAGGCGCGGCTGCAGCAGCCGCTCTACGTCATGCCGACCAAAGGGATATTCACCTCCAACTTTGGGTATCGCTGGGGAGTGCTGCACGCCGGAATCGACATCGCCAACTCGATCGGAACGCCCATCCTCGCCGTCTCCGACGGAGTCGTCGTGGAGGCCGGCCCGGCCGCCGGCTACGGCGCGCTGGTCAAGCTGCGCCACGCCGACGGGACGGTCACGCTCTACGGTCACATCAACTCGACGCTGGTCAGCGTCGGTCAGCGGGTGATGGCCGGCGACCAGATCGCCACCATGGGCAACCGGGGCAATTCGACCGGACCGCATCTGCATTTCGAGGTGCTGCAGGGCGGCAGCCAACGCATCGACCCGGTGCCCTGGCTGGCCAGGCGGGGTCTGTACCTGGGCAACTACACCGGTTGA
- a CDS encoding DUF5336 domain-containing protein: protein MTYSAGSPGYPPTQPGGSYSGATPSFTKTDDAAKLPVYLTVAVVGLGLAVYLLNFGPTFIIGAELGPSAGGRAGDAGYAVDVSVLAGLLAAVSLLPKAKKNLGVVAVIAVLGALIVITEMINTPAGYEIGWALWPLLACSVLQGIAAVLAILLEAGVVTAPAPRPKYDPYAQYGQYGQYGQYGAQQPPGGYHGQPGAHEHGGPQSHNPQQPPGYGQQQYSGYSRPSQSPTQSVSTGGSGPFSAPPAAPQGPSTPPTGFPSFSPPPMVGTESTGSAGGSAPADRSGQGGEQQSHEQGQQQSPSSSSGPASG from the coding sequence ATGACCTACTCGGCCGGTAGTCCCGGTTACCCGCCCACGCAGCCCGGCGGCTCCTACTCGGGCGCGACACCGTCCTTCACCAAGACCGACGACGCGGCCAAGCTCCCGGTCTACCTCACCGTCGCGGTCGTCGGACTCGGCCTGGCGGTCTACCTGCTGAACTTCGGTCCCACCTTCATCATTGGCGCCGAACTCGGCCCGAGCGCCGGCGGCCGCGCCGGCGATGCCGGCTACGCGGTCGACGTCTCGGTGCTGGCCGGGCTGCTCGCCGCGGTGTCCCTGCTGCCCAAGGCGAAGAAAAACCTGGGCGTGGTCGCCGTGATCGCGGTGCTGGGCGCGTTGATCGTGATCACCGAGATGATCAACACGCCCGCCGGCTACGAGATCGGATGGGCGCTGTGGCCGCTGCTGGCCTGCAGCGTGCTGCAGGGGATTGCCGCGGTCCTCGCGATCCTGCTGGAGGCCGGCGTGGTCACCGCGCCGGCGCCGCGGCCCAAGTACGACCCCTATGCGCAGTACGGGCAATACGGGCAGTACGGACAGTACGGCGCGCAGCAACCGCCCGGCGGGTACCACGGTCAGCCGGGTGCGCACGAGCACGGCGGCCCCCAGTCGCACAATCCCCAGCAGCCCCCCGGCTACGGACAGCAGCAGTACAGCGGCTACTCGCGGCCGAGCCAGAGTCCCACCCAGAGCGTTTCGACCGGTGGATCCGGTCCGTTCAGCGCCCCGCCCGCGGCGCCGCAGGGTCCGTCCACGCCGCCCACCGGTTTTCCCAGCTTCAGTCCGCCACCCATGGTCGGCACGGAAAGCACCGGGTCCGCGGGCGGGTCGGCCCCGGCCGACCGCTCCGGCCAGGGCGGGGAGCAGCAGTCCCACGAACAGGGGCAACAACAGTCGCCGTCGTCATCCTCTGGCCCGGCGTCGGGCTGA
- a CDS encoding chorismate mutase, with translation MRPEPPHHENAEIPEMNTETAVGQQVTDIEELRAEIDRLDAEILAAVKRRAEVSQAIGRVRMASGGTRLVHSREMKVIERYSELGPDGKDLAMLLLRLGRGRLGHL, from the coding sequence ATGAGACCAGAACCCCCACATCACGAGAACGCGGAGATCCCAGAGATGAACACCGAGACGGCCGTCGGCCAGCAAGTGACCGACATCGAGGAGTTGCGCGCGGAGATCGACCGGCTGGACGCCGAGATTCTCGCCGCGGTGAAACGGCGCGCGGAGGTGTCCCAGGCGATCGGCAGGGTCCGGATGGCCTCCGGCGGCACCCGGCTCGTCCACAGCCGCGAGATGAAGGTCATCGAACGCTACAGCGAACTGGGCCCGGACGGTAAGGACCTGGCGATGCTGCTGTTACGCCTGGGCAGAGGCCGGCTCGGCCACCTGTAA
- the sucD gene encoding succinate--CoA ligase subunit alpha produces the protein MSIFLNKDSKVIVQGITGGEGTKHTALMLKAGTQVVGGVNARKTGTTVLHKDSGGKDVELPVFGTVEEAMKKTGADVSVVFVPPKFAKDAIIEAIDAQIPLLVVITEGIPVQDTAYAWAYNLEKGGKTRIIGPNCPGIITPGEALAGITPATITGSGPVGLVSKSGTLTYQMMYELRDFGFSTAIGIGGDPVIGTTHIDAIEAFEKDPDTKIIVMIGEIGGDAEERAADYIKAHVSKPVVGYVAGFTAPEGKTMGHAGAIVSGSSGTAAAKKEALEAAGVKVGKTPSETAALAREILGSL, from the coding sequence ATGTCGATCTTCCTGAACAAAGATTCCAAGGTCATCGTCCAGGGCATCACCGGTGGCGAGGGCACCAAGCACACCGCGCTCATGCTGAAGGCGGGAACCCAGGTGGTGGGCGGCGTCAACGCCCGCAAGACGGGAACCACCGTGTTGCACAAGGATTCCGGTGGCAAGGACGTCGAGTTGCCGGTGTTCGGCACCGTCGAGGAGGCGATGAAGAAGACCGGCGCCGACGTGTCCGTCGTCTTCGTGCCGCCGAAGTTCGCCAAGGACGCGATCATCGAGGCCATCGACGCGCAGATCCCGCTGCTGGTGGTCATCACCGAGGGAATCCCGGTGCAGGACACCGCCTACGCGTGGGCCTACAACCTGGAAAAGGGTGGGAAGACGCGGATCATCGGGCCGAACTGCCCGGGCATCATCACTCCGGGCGAGGCGCTGGCGGGCATCACCCCCGCCACCATCACCGGCTCCGGGCCAGTCGGGCTGGTGTCCAAGTCCGGGACGCTGACCTACCAGATGATGTACGAGCTGCGCGATTTCGGCTTCTCGACGGCGATCGGCATCGGCGGCGACCCGGTGATCGGCACGACCCACATCGACGCCATCGAGGCCTTCGAGAAAGACCCCGACACCAAGATCATCGTGATGATCGGGGAGATCGGCGGCGACGCCGAGGAGCGTGCGGCCGACTACATCAAGGCCCACGTGTCCAAACCGGTGGTCGGCTACGTCGCGGGGTTCACCGCGCCCGAGGGCAAGACCATGGGCCACGCCGGGGCCATCGTGTCCGGCTCCTCGGGCACCGCGGCCGCCAAGAAGGAGGCCCTCGAGGCGGCCGGGGTCAAGGTCGGCAAGACCCCGTCGGAGACCGCGGCGCTGGCCCGAGAGATCCTGGGCAGCCTCTAG
- the sucC gene encoding ADP-forming succinate--CoA ligase subunit beta — MDLFEYQAKELFAKHNVPSTPGRVTDTAEGAKAIATEIGHPVMVKAQVKVGGRGKAGGVKYAATPDDAYEHAKNILGLDIKGHLVKKLLVAEASDIAEEYYISFLLDRANRTYLAMCSVEGGMEIEEVAATKPERLAKVPVDAVKGVDLDFARSIAEKGHLPAEVLDAAAVTISKLWELFVAEDATLVEVNPLVRTPDDRILALDGKVTLDANADFRHPEHAEFEDRASTDPLELKAKEHDLNYVKLDGEVGIIGNGAGLVMSTLDVTAYAGEKHGGVKPANFLDIGGGASAEVMAAGLDVILNDVQVKSVFVNVFGGITSCDAVATGIVKALEILGDEANKPLVVRLDGNNVDEGRRILAEANHPLVIQAETMDAGADKAAELANK, encoded by the coding sequence ATGGACCTTTTCGAATACCAAGCCAAAGAATTGTTCGCCAAACACAACGTACCGAGCACGCCGGGCCGGGTGACCGACACCGCCGAGGGTGCCAAGGCTATCGCGACCGAAATCGGTCACCCCGTGATGGTCAAGGCTCAGGTGAAGGTCGGCGGTCGCGGGAAGGCCGGCGGTGTGAAGTACGCCGCCACGCCCGACGACGCCTACGAGCACGCCAAGAACATCCTCGGCCTGGACATAAAGGGCCACCTCGTCAAGAAGCTTCTGGTCGCCGAGGCCAGCGACATCGCCGAGGAGTACTACATCTCCTTCCTGCTGGACCGGGCCAACCGGACGTATCTGGCGATGTGCTCGGTCGAGGGCGGCATGGAGATCGAAGAGGTCGCCGCCACCAAGCCCGAACGGCTGGCCAAGGTCCCGGTAGACGCCGTCAAGGGCGTCGACCTCGACTTCGCGCGCTCCATCGCAGAAAAGGGCCACCTGCCGGCTGAGGTGCTCGACGCGGCCGCGGTCACCATCTCCAAGCTGTGGGAGCTCTTCGTCGCCGAGGACGCCACACTGGTCGAGGTCAATCCGTTGGTGCGTACCCCGGACGACCGCATTCTGGCGCTGGACGGGAAGGTCACGCTCGACGCCAACGCCGACTTCCGTCACCCCGAGCACGCCGAGTTCGAGGACCGCGCGTCCACCGACCCGCTCGAGCTCAAGGCCAAGGAGCACGACCTCAACTACGTCAAGCTCGACGGCGAGGTCGGCATCATCGGCAACGGCGCCGGTCTGGTCATGTCGACGCTGGACGTGACCGCCTATGCCGGCGAGAAGCACGGCGGCGTCAAGCCTGCCAACTTCCTCGACATCGGCGGGGGCGCATCGGCCGAGGTGATGGCCGCCGGGCTGGACGTGATCCTGAACGACGTCCAGGTCAAGAGCGTGTTCGTGAACGTCTTCGGCGGCATCACCTCCTGCGACGCCGTGGCGACCGGGATCGTCAAGGCGCTGGAGATCCTCGGCGACGAGGCCAACAAGCCGCTGGTTGTTCGTCTCGACGGCAACAACGTCGACGAGGGCCGCCGCATCCTGGCCGAGGCCAACCATCCGCTGGTGATCCAGGCCGAGACCATGGACGCCGGTGCAGACAAAGCCGCCGAGCTGGCGAACAAGTAA
- a CDS encoding LLM class F420-dependent oxidoreductase, which translates to MDYGLVLFTSDRGISPAAAAKLADDHNFQTFYVPEHTHIPVKREAAHPTTGDESLPDDRYMRTLDPWVSLGAACSVTSRVRLSTAVALPVEHDPITLAKSIATLDHLSGGRVSLGVGFGWNTDELADHGVPPGRRRTMLREYIEAMRALWTQEEAAYDGEFVQFGPSWAWPKPVQPHIPVLVGAAGNEKNFKWIARSADGWITTPRDFDIDGPVKQLQDIWAAAGRDGAPQIVALDFKPVPEKLARWAELGVTEVLFGLPDRPDDEVAAYVERLAGKLAALV; encoded by the coding sequence ATGGATTACGGGCTTGTGCTTTTCACCAGTGACCGCGGCATCTCCCCGGCGGCAGCCGCCAAGCTGGCCGACGACCACAACTTCCAGACGTTCTACGTCCCGGAACATACCCACATCCCGGTCAAGCGCGAAGCGGCTCACCCGACGACCGGTGACGAGTCACTGCCGGACGACCGCTACATGCGCACGCTGGACCCGTGGGTGAGTCTGGGCGCCGCCTGCTCCGTCACCTCCCGGGTCCGGCTGTCGACGGCCGTCGCGTTGCCCGTCGAGCACGACCCGATCACGCTGGCGAAGAGCATCGCCACGCTCGACCACCTCTCCGGCGGTCGCGTCAGCCTGGGTGTCGGGTTCGGGTGGAACACCGACGAACTCGCCGACCACGGTGTGCCCCCCGGGCGACGCCGCACCATGCTGCGCGAATACATCGAGGCGATGCGGGCCCTATGGACGCAGGAAGAGGCCGCCTACGACGGCGAGTTCGTCCAGTTCGGGCCCAGCTGGGCCTGGCCCAAGCCGGTTCAGCCGCACATTCCGGTGCTGGTGGGCGCCGCGGGCAACGAGAAGAACTTCAAGTGGATCGCCCGCAGCGCCGACGGTTGGATCACCACGCCCCGCGACTTCGACATCGATGGCCCGGTCAAGCAACTGCAGGACATCTGGGCGGCCGCCGGCCGCGACGGGGCCCCGCAGATCGTGGCGCTGGACTTCAAGCCGGTGCCCGAGAAGCTGGCGCGCTGGGCCGAACTCGGGGTCACCGAGGTGCTGTTCGGCCTGCCCGACCGTCCCGACGACGAGGTCGCCGCCTACGTGGAGCGACTGGCCGGCAAGCTCGCCGCCCTGGTCTGA
- the pgi gene encoding glucose-6-phosphate isomerase, translated as MKSVHTIPDITATKAWDALRRHREDIGDTHLRQLFDDDPDRGRELTVTVGNLYIDYSKHRVTRETLRLLADLARAAHLEERRDQMFAGEHINTSENRAVLHTALRLPRGAELTVDGQNVVADVHAVLDAMGDFTDRLRSGEWTGATGKRISTVVNIGIGGSDLGPVMVYQALRHYVDAGITARFVSNVDPADLTATLADLDPATTLFIVASKTFSTLETLTNATAARRWLTDALGDAAVSKHFVAVSTNKRLVDEFGIDTANMFGFWDWVGGRYSVDSAIGLSVMATIGREAFADFLSGFHIVDEHFRTAPLESNAPALLGLIGLWYSDFLGAQSRAVLPYSNDLSRFAAYLQQLTMESNGKSTRADGTPVTTDTGEIFWGEPGTNGQHAFYQLLHQGTRLVPADFIGFSQPLDDLPTAEGDGSMHDLLMSNFFAQTQVLAFGKTAEEIAAEGTPEDVVPHKVMPGNRPSTSILADRLTPSVLGQLIALYEHQVFTEGVVWGIDSFDQWGVELGKTQAKALLPVLTADAAPDPQPDSSTDALVRRYRAERGRAS; from the coding sequence ATGAAATCGGTGCACACCATTCCCGACATCACCGCCACCAAGGCGTGGGACGCCCTGCGCAGGCATCGCGAAGACATCGGCGACACCCACCTGCGCCAGCTCTTCGACGACGACCCCGACCGCGGGCGCGAACTCACCGTCACCGTCGGCAACCTCTACATCGACTACAGCAAACACCGTGTGACCCGCGAGACGCTGCGTCTGCTCGCCGATCTGGCGCGCGCCGCCCACCTCGAGGAGCGCCGCGACCAGATGTTCGCCGGCGAGCACATCAACACCTCCGAGAACCGTGCGGTGCTGCACACCGCGCTGCGACTGCCCCGCGGCGCCGAGTTGACGGTCGACGGCCAGAACGTCGTCGCCGACGTGCACGCCGTGCTCGACGCGATGGGCGACTTCACCGATCGCCTGCGCAGCGGCGAGTGGACCGGGGCCACCGGGAAACGGATCAGCACCGTGGTCAACATCGGCATCGGCGGATCGGATCTGGGACCGGTGATGGTCTATCAGGCGCTGCGCCACTACGTCGACGCCGGCATCACGGCACGCTTCGTCTCCAACGTCGACCCCGCCGACCTGACCGCGACGCTGGCCGACTTAGACCCCGCCACAACACTTTTCATCGTCGCGTCGAAGACGTTCTCCACGCTGGAGACGCTGACCAACGCAACGGCCGCGCGCCGCTGGCTCACCGACGCCCTCGGCGACGCCGCGGTGTCCAAACATTTCGTGGCCGTGTCCACCAACAAGCGACTGGTCGACGAATTCGGCATCGACACCGCCAACATGTTCGGGTTCTGGGATTGGGTCGGCGGGCGCTACTCGGTCGACTCGGCGATCGGGCTGTCGGTGATGGCCACCATCGGGCGAGAGGCCTTCGCCGACTTCCTGTCCGGGTTCCACATCGTGGACGAACACTTCCGGACGGCGCCGCTGGAGTCCAACGCGCCCGCCCTGCTCGGCCTGATCGGCCTGTGGTACTCCGACTTCCTGGGAGCCCAGTCACGCGCCGTGCTGCCGTATTCCAATGACCTTTCCCGTTTCGCGGCCTACCTGCAGCAGCTGACCATGGAGTCCAACGGCAAGTCGACCCGCGCCGACGGCACGCCCGTCACCACCGACACTGGCGAAATCTTCTGGGGCGAACCGGGAACCAACGGCCAGCACGCGTTCTACCAGTTGCTTCATCAGGGCACCCGGCTGGTGCCGGCCGATTTCATCGGGTTCAGCCAGCCCCTCGACGACCTGCCGACCGCCGAGGGCGACGGCAGCATGCACGACCTGTTGATGAGCAACTTCTTCGCCCAGACCCAGGTGCTGGCGTTCGGCAAGACGGCCGAGGAGATCGCCGCCGAAGGAACACCCGAAGATGTCGTGCCGCACAAGGTCATGCCCGGCAACCGGCCGTCCACCTCGATCCTGGCCGACCGCCTCACCCCGTCGGTGCTGGGCCAGCTGATCGCCCTCTACGAGCATCAGGTGTTCACCGAGGGCGTCGTGTGGGGCATCGACTCGTTCGACCAGTGGGGTGTGGAACTGGGCAAGACGCAGGCCAAGGCGTTGCTTCCGGTGCTCACCGCCGACGCCGCCCCCGACCCGCAGCCGGACAGCTCCACCGACGCGCTGGTCCGTCGCTATCGCGCCGAAAGAGGGCGCGC